One part of the Halopenitus persicus genome encodes these proteins:
- a CDS encoding oligosaccharide flippase family protein translates to MRGLDDIYRRFLSILGAGVTTMIIAFLSTPIIVRLLGPGGYGDYAVLLSIFSLYMIPVSSGITAGVQKFVAEERDVPHWREHVIRFYAVLAFVTVLVGVVVLLAFTVLGGAEYFFGGSFTLYFYLLCGFVLISQFYALCNRILLGMSLELLSGPLEVAKKFLTVSIGILLVLSGRHVEGMIAGHIVANLVLVCVAAYWIAKRISPSTLLRSRPESFPYADVVSFNALNIVLILLVMSLFHVDVVMLRVLSDSETTGFYKAALALAEYLWIVPIALKTVLLHSSSTLWSNGHLERITKLSARITRYTVLLVVLMAIGIAVLADRFVPLYYGEEFAVSVVPLLLLLPGAIGFAAARPLKSISQGSGRIRTLIGVTGVAATINLVLNAAFIPLFGMNGAAVATSVSYGSMFVLYVWAAWRIGYDPLDDFRGRRIALTAVIAAPIIWAVDRAIEYDPLAFALVPVVGLLVFGSAALGTGAVDTAELGRIAEKLPDRIEATIAPVLSRIENR, encoded by the coding sequence ATGAGGGGCCTCGACGACATCTACCGACGGTTTCTCTCGATCCTCGGCGCCGGAGTGACGACCATGATCATCGCGTTCCTCTCGACGCCGATCATCGTTCGACTTCTCGGTCCGGGCGGATACGGCGACTACGCCGTCCTGTTATCCATTTTTTCGCTGTACATGATCCCCGTGAGTTCCGGGATCACGGCGGGCGTGCAGAAGTTCGTCGCCGAGGAACGGGACGTGCCACACTGGCGCGAACACGTGATCCGCTTTTATGCCGTGCTCGCCTTCGTCACCGTCCTCGTCGGCGTGGTCGTGCTGCTGGCGTTCACGGTGCTGGGTGGGGCGGAGTACTTCTTCGGGGGATCGTTCACGCTGTATTTCTATTTGCTGTGTGGCTTCGTTCTCATCTCACAGTTCTACGCCCTGTGTAACCGGATCCTGCTCGGAATGAGCCTCGAGTTGCTTTCGGGACCGTTGGAGGTGGCAAAGAAGTTCCTCACCGTTTCGATCGGCATCCTCCTGGTGCTCTCCGGCCGCCACGTCGAGGGGATGATCGCCGGCCACATCGTCGCGAACCTGGTGCTCGTGTGCGTGGCCGCCTACTGGATCGCCAAGCGGATCTCGCCGTCGACGCTGCTCCGGTCGCGCCCGGAGTCGTTTCCCTACGCCGACGTCGTCTCGTTTAACGCGCTCAACATCGTGTTGATCCTGCTCGTGATGTCGCTTTTTCACGTCGACGTCGTGATGCTTCGGGTCCTGTCGGACTCGGAGACGACCGGATTCTACAAGGCGGCGTTGGCGCTTGCGGAGTATCTCTGGATCGTGCCGATCGCCCTGAAGACGGTGTTGCTGCACTCGAGTTCCACGCTCTGGAGCAACGGTCACCTGGAGCGGATCACGAAACTGTCGGCGCGGATCACGCGCTATACGGTGTTGCTCGTCGTGTTGATGGCGATCGGCATCGCGGTGCTGGCGGACCGGTTCGTCCCGCTGTACTACGGCGAGGAGTTCGCCGTCTCCGTCGTCCCGCTGTTGCTGCTCCTGCCCGGTGCCATCGGCTTCGCCGCTGCCCGCCCGTTGAAATCGATCAGCCAGGGGTCGGGCCGGATCCGGACGTTGATCGGCGTGACCGGCGTCGCGGCCACGATCAACCTGGTCCTGAACGCCGCGTTCATCCCCCTGTTCGGGATGAACGGCGCCGCGGTCGCCACGAGCGTCAGCTACGGATCGATGTTCGTGCTCTACGTCTGGGCCGCCTGGCGCATCGGATACGACCCCCTCGACGATTTCCGCGGTCGGCGCATCGCTCTGACCGCGGTGATCGCGGCGCCGATCATCTGGGCCGTGGATCGCGCCATCGAATACGACCCGTTGGCGTTCGCGCTGGTGCCGGTCGTCGGCCTGCTCGTCTTCGGGAGCGCGGCGCTCGGTACCGGAGCCGTCGATACGGCCGAACTGGGACGGATCGCCGAGAAGCTGCCGGATCGGATCGAGGCGACCATCGCTCCCGTGTTGTCCCGGATCGAGAACCGGTAG
- a CDS encoding right-handed parallel beta-helix repeat-containing protein produces MDRRTYLAITTSVFAAGCTTSDDGPSPGEDVVDPPEVTVATAEPSPIDSVDRLVEALADASVGDVVTVPPDVELDLTGLWELTVPQGVTLAGGRTDGEPGAVLRSPDGDRTPESDTFKRKLVLGQGARLTGFRLKGHFHEYVNAEEAHDGDYYAHRGGGGVTAKRNAVVDNNEISGWPYTAVFARGNAHVHHNYIHHNTWEGLGYGVAIPEGNHQPLIESNYFDYNRHSISGAGGADVGYVARFNVVGEQWVGSQFDMHGTEGMKGIAGERIVIKRNTFKATTAVEAKSRNPGGKYYAIDIRGTPTEGAWIERNWFYHEDRESAVRQPNRYENVHFEANHYGRDESTKKNVGAPQTRWNGNPFDAEP; encoded by the coding sequence ATGGATAGGCGGACGTATCTGGCGATCACTACAAGCGTGTTTGCGGCTGGCTGTACGACGTCCGACGATGGTCCATCCCCCGGGGAGGACGTCGTGGATCCCCCGGAGGTGACGGTTGCGACCGCGGAACCGTCCCCGATCGATTCCGTCGATCGGCTGGTCGAGGCGCTCGCCGACGCGAGCGTGGGGGACGTCGTTACCGTTCCGCCGGACGTGGAACTCGATCTGACGGGGCTTTGGGAGCTCACCGTTCCCCAGGGCGTGACCCTCGCGGGCGGGCGGACGGATGGAGAGCCGGGTGCAGTGTTGCGGTCGCCGGACGGCGACCGGACCCCGGAGTCGGACACGTTCAAACGAAAGCTGGTCCTGGGGCAGGGCGCACGGCTCACCGGATTCCGACTCAAAGGCCATTTCCACGAGTACGTGAACGCCGAGGAGGCACACGACGGCGACTACTACGCCCACAGGGGCGGCGGCGGCGTCACCGCGAAACGAAACGCGGTCGTCGACAACAACGAGATCTCGGGATGGCCGTACACCGCCGTCTTCGCGCGCGGGAACGCGCACGTCCATCACAACTACATTCACCACAACACCTGGGAGGGGCTCGGATACGGCGTCGCGATCCCGGAGGGCAACCACCAACCGCTCATCGAATCGAACTACTTCGATTACAATCGGCACTCCATCTCGGGAGCCGGCGGCGCGGACGTCGGGTACGTCGCACGGTTCAACGTCGTCGGCGAGCAGTGGGTTGGGTCCCAGTTCGATATGCACGGCACCGAGGGGATGAAAGGCATCGCCGGCGAACGGATCGTCATCAAGCGGAACACGTTCAAGGCGACGACCGCGGTCGAGGCGAAGAGCCGGAATCCTGGCGGGAAGTACTACGCGATCGACATTCGCGGAACGCCGACGGAGGGGGCGTGGATCGAACGGAACTGGTTCTACCACGAGGACCGCGAGAGCGCGGTCAGACAGCCGAACAGATACGAGAACGTTCATTTCGAGGCGAACCACTACGGCAGGGACGAGTCGACGAAGAAGAACGTCGGTGCACCACAAACACGGTGGAACGGCAACCCATTCGACGCCGAACCGTAA
- a CDS encoding ferritin-like domain-containing protein, producing MTEDDTHALARRIATSVTERIETDESSRRGFLGRTALAGGTLLALGSGTGVGSAQVAEDDETDEDEEMATFADVRGTDVDVLNYALSLEHLQAAFYRESLETFDEEDFVAAEPLQTFDEEVRREVFGYVQSAGTHEETHVEVLTRAVELLGGEPATAATYDFGVESVADFLTVGRTIENLGVGAYAGAAPFMESPDLLSAALSIHSVEARHAAVLNHVTGEPPAPDAFDPASSQQDVLDAVSQFIESADGGEDETPSDEETPSDEETPTDEETPTDEETPSDEETPTDEETPTDEETPSDEETPTDEETPSDEGTPIDGEDNETATESADNGTVTSALFGR from the coding sequence ATGACAGAAGACGACACACACGCGCTCGCGAGACGGATCGCGACCTCCGTGACGGAACGGATCGAGACGGACGAAAGCTCCAGAAGGGGATTCCTGGGACGGACGGCCCTGGCGGGCGGGACGCTGTTGGCGCTCGGCAGCGGCACCGGAGTCGGCTCGGCACAGGTGGCCGAAGACGACGAGACCGACGAGGACGAGGAGATGGCGACGTTCGCCGATGTCCGGGGAACGGACGTCGACGTGCTGAACTACGCGCTTTCGCTTGAGCACCTCCAGGCCGCCTTCTATCGCGAGTCCCTCGAGACGTTCGACGAGGAGGACTTCGTGGCGGCCGAGCCCCTGCAGACGTTCGACGAGGAGGTTCGCCGGGAGGTGTTCGGCTACGTGCAATCCGCCGGCACCCACGAGGAGACCCACGTCGAGGTGCTGACCCGGGCGGTGGAGCTGCTCGGCGGGGAGCCCGCGACGGCGGCCACCTACGACTTCGGCGTCGAGAGCGTGGCCGATTTCCTCACGGTCGGACGGACGATCGAGAACCTCGGCGTCGGGGCCTACGCGGGTGCAGCGCCGTTCATGGAGAGTCCGGACCTCCTGAGCGCCGCGTTGTCCATCCACAGCGTCGAGGCGCGCCACGCCGCCGTACTGAACCACGTCACCGGGGAACCGCCGGCCCCGGACGCGTTCGACCCGGCCAGCTCTCAGCAGGACGTGCTCGACGCCGTGAGCCAGTTCATCGAGTCCGCTGACGGGGGTGAGGACGAGACGCCCTCGGATGAAGAGACGCCCTCGGATGAAGAGACGCCGACGGACGAGGAGACGCCGACGGACGAGGAGACGCCCTCGGATGAAGAGACGCCGACGGACGAGGAGACGCCGACGGATGAAGAGACGCCCTCGGATGAAGAGACGCCGACGGACGAGGAGACGCCCTCGGATGAAGGAACTCCGATCGACGGAGAGGATAACGAGACGGCGACGGAAAGCGCCGACAACGGCACGGTGACGTCTGCGCTCTTCGGACGGTAG